In Trichocoleus sp., the DNA window AGCCTGAAGGACAATCCCCTCTTTCAGACAGTGGCTCAGCGGCAGGAAAGCTTTTCAATTCCAGACACCCAAACAACAAGTCTCGATTTGGCGGAAGTGCAAAAGCGGCTTGATCGCTGGCAAATTCGCTCCTGGCTGATGGTTCCAGTGGTTTATCAGGGGCGGCTGTTAGGCATGGTGGAACTGCAACACTGCAAGGCTGACCCTCATGCCTGGTCACATGATGAAATTGGGCTGGTTGAAGCGATCGCAACGCAGCTTGGGGTTGCTCTGATCCAGGCAGAAGCCTTTGCTAACCTGGAAGACTTGAATCAGCAGCTAGAAGCCCTGGAGCGTACTCGGAGCAACCTGATCGCCATTACCGGGCATGAGCTAAGAACGCCGCTTTCAACGATTCAGGTCTGTCTAGAAAGTCTCGCCAGTGAGCCAGATATGATGCCAGAGCTGCGTCAGGTGATGCTCAATACAGCTCTTACGGATGCCGAGCGAATGCGAAACCTGATCCAGGACTTCCTTACCCTCTCGCGGCTAGAAAGTGGGCGGGTGAAATGGCACTTGGAGCCGATCGCCCTAGAAGAATGCGTCAGCCTGGCACTCAGCAGTATTCGGACAAAACAGGCAACAGAAGAGCTACCTCATATCAAAGCAGAAGTGCCGATCGAGCTACCGCCAGTCAAAGCAGATGGAGAATGGCTGGTGGAAGTGCTGTCTAAGCTGCTCGACAATGCCTGCAAGTTTACTGACCCAGAAGGCGAAGTGGTGATCGAGGCAAAGTCAAATGGCGGCAAAATGCTGGAGGTTACTGTCATAGACACAGGACGAGGCATCGAACCGAACCGTTTAGAGACCGTATTCGATCGCTTTTACCAGGAAGAAGGAGCATTGCGGCGCACCGCAGGCGGTACAGGTCTAGGACTGGCAATTTGTCGGCAGATTGTGTTGGGCTTAGGGGGGCGGATTTGGGCAGAATCAGCCGGACGCGATCAGGGAAGCCAGTTTCATTTCACCTTACCGATCGCCCAAGAGGAACCTCCGAAGGAAAAAAAATCGACCCGTAAAACTGCAACGAATAAAACTGCAACGAATAAAACTGTGAAAAATCGGTAGGAGAGGCAAAGCATCAGGAGCGAGGCAGTCAGCAGATTTGGCGCAAATTCTACTCGTGGGGTATTCTCATTTGTAGCTTGGGAAAGACAAAATCAAGACAAGTCATACTTCATGATCTGATTGAAAAGGTCAACAAAGCTGCATAGGAGGTGCGCCAGTCATGAATCACAATGCGATCGTTCAAGTTTCTGCTTTTCCAGGCTGGATTGTCGGTGTTAGCCGCTGCGACTGGGTTGAGGGTTATCTCTGTTGGGTAGTTGACCCAGACTGTAATGTGTTGCATAACGGCAGGAACTATGAAACGAGCAATGCAGCCATGATGGCAGGTCGCAGCTATGTTGAACAGAATCGACTGGCCTAAAAAATCAGGTTAAACAATTGAATTACAGCGATTGCTACGACAAGCAACATCAGTATTGAGCAAAGTATTAGGCAACGCTCCAGGCATTACTTGCTGTTTTCTACCCCTCTATTTTCTGCCTCTGCAGATTGTTAACAGGTATTACAGTCAGACCAATCCGGGAGTAATGCCAATTCTGGGGGGAACTCTAACAAACAGTAAGTTCGCCAACTGCTAGAGCCTCTTGTTATGAGTTCCATGCCATTACCCACTCCAACGGAACGGATGCCACGCTCCTGGCAAGCTTCTGTAACCGATCCACAGCTTCTCTGTAATGCTTGCGTCATCGAGATCGTCTGGGCAGCCATGACAATGACCCGAAGCCAAACTGCTCGCCCCCCTGTTCGATCGCTCAGCCATAAACCATCCTGGTGGGTCACACCCAAGTAAAACTTCCGTCAATCTTGCCTTGAATAAAGCACCCTTATAGCATCGCTGCTTAGCTCGGCACGATCGTCACACAATCTACTAAGTCCCTCCTCATCAATATTCTGGATCAACGCTGCTAAACCTCTCTGTATGAACGGGCAGGGCAGCATTCACGATCGTCAGCAGGTTGCCTACCTGCTCTTGTCCATTGGTTGCCAGGTCACTGTGACAGAGATAAACTCGCTCAGTTGTCCGGCTCAGCAAATCCAATACCTGCTGCTGAAGCCGCTGCAGGTCCATTTCCAGACTTTCGGCAACTGTCCAGGCTCGTCCTGACCTCTGGCGGAGAAACAGAGGCGCACCAAACAACCCTGCTCCCCCTGATAACCAAAAAGGCGATCCGGCATCTAGCCAAAACTGCCAACGATGCGATCGGCGGTCACTGCGATACTGATAGATAGTGGCGATCGTCACGGCTTGACCGGCTCGACCGATCGGCCGGGCTGGGTAGGGGTCTGCGGTAATTGTGCCTTCTCGTAAAAGCTGAATAAACTGCCTGACGGTAGCTGCAATGGGAACATCGCGCGGATTATCGTGCCTCAGGCGAGTTGCCACTTCCCAATAGTGCTGAGCAGTTTCCATTAATTCTCGCAGCGCTGCTAGCTGGTCATAAGGGAGATGGCTGCCCCCATACAGAAATTTTTGAATGGCGCGATCGAGCAACACCACCGGGCTGGCTAAGAGTCGCTGCTCCTGCTGCACTTTCTGTGCCTCCACCCATTGCACAATCTCTTCATAGGCGCGAGTTGTCTGGTATCCCAGTCGATCCCATCGAGGAAAGGCAGTCACGGGGAGCAGATGGGGCTGTTCTGGATCAGGGACGAAGCAATGATCGGTGAGGAGCCCAGCACGAACAGGGTCAATTGGGAACGAGGCATGAGGGAGAGATACCGCAGGAACCGCAGAATTGGGAGCAGCAAGGTTGAGATTAGTAAGTTCTGGCGCTTGACCCCTGGCGCTTGACCCCTGACTCAGCAGAACCAGCATTTCAGCAATTGCTTCTCGATCAAGAATGCGTCCTAGACCGGGGTAGACCAGTGCCAGGAGGTTGAGCAATGCCTGAATCATTGGAGAACTGGCAAGGGGGCGTTGGTCATGCAGCGAGGTAACTGGAATTCCTTTGCTTAGCAAAATCTCGCGCAAGGTGTAACGAGCAATTGCATCAACTCCGGGACCAATGACGGCAATGTCTTGGGGCTGCACCTGTCCAGAATGAATGGCATCCGCAATTTCTTCAGCAGTTTGGCGCAGAAGCTGTGCTCTGGATGTTGTTTGTAGGGTTTGAATACAGGCAGGCAGTTGGGGCAGCAGCAGCGGTTCTCTCACCCAGTCCATCATGACGGTGCCCCAGGTTGCGCCCAAGGATCGATCGGGATGGGTAGCCAGAGACTCAACCTGACAGTGATCGGCTAAGCCAGATAGATAGGTGGGGTCTGCCCCTAGCCCGACGCGGATACCGCCTGTTGGGTTGAAGGTCAATGCAACCGGAATGCTGTGCTGTAGGAAGAACTCAAACAGCGATCGGGCAGCCGCCGGATATTCATCGACATCATCTGCAAGAACAGCATAGTAGCGGCTTTTGAGATGCTGCTGGTAGGTGGGGTGGGGCAACAGGTACCGCCAGTAGAGTTCAGTAATAATGCCGTAGGTCAGCAGACCTCTTGCTAAGCACCAGTCCCACCAGCGTTGCAGCAGTTCGCCCATACAGTTCCACAGGTCTGATGGGGTTTCTTGATCTGCAAAGCCTGCTTTTAACACGGCAGGAATGTCTTCATGGGCGGTTTCGC includes these proteins:
- a CDS encoding DICT sensory domain-containing protein is translated as MSLPTSVLEELLQRAPQLRPQLYFKSSLTALSHAMEDQVLAAGSSAPLIIASFQRERFYRQEAHRYERIAALTPHVYVLAAPETSFTSASKEYETIAFEPDDGLSQEWHLIVIGQQYAACLICHEKYPAPAENVGELHGMDQTRRFEGIWTFDRQVSCHAAEILLDRIQIYRPELAEKIQEAKDQFLLASSPTEMRGVDPDPFAERLVTYLQAGQYKLLKAYRSISAQERRERLVNSITSAIRRSLDPNEIFKVAVEELGQAMQVCRCLIYRCKATDAKTTITYEYRSNAKLPSLVGHEWSLKDNPLFQTVAQRQESFSIPDTQTTSLDLAEVQKRLDRWQIRSWLMVPVVYQGRLLGMVELQHCKADPHAWSHDEIGLVEAIATQLGVALIQAEAFANLEDLNQQLEALERTRSNLIAITGHELRTPLSTIQVCLESLASEPDMMPELRQVMLNTALTDAERMRNLIQDFLTLSRLESGRVKWHLEPIALEECVSLALSSIRTKQATEELPHIKAEVPIELPPVKADGEWLVEVLSKLLDNACKFTDPEGEVVIEAKSNGGKMLEVTVIDTGRGIEPNRLETVFDRFYQEEGALRRTAGGTGLGLAICRQIVLGLGGRIWAESAGRDQGSQFHFTLPIAQEEPPKEKKSTRKTATNKTATNKTVKNR
- a CDS encoding recombinase family protein encodes the protein MFPDSVWITGATQSGKTARLIQQFAGWASDERQRQTYTQTALIFAAIGDNRLDLADRIAAETQGRYRFDSVTPLGFFQDEVMLFFPLLTEQLRLKAPFPLRLRPETEQELATRLWQPELESGRLRQAGVRDYFMVRRTLDLLQLAAASETAHEDIPAVLKAGFADQETPSDLWNCMGELLQRWWDWCLARGLLTYGIITELYWRYLLPHPTYQQHLKSRYYAVLADDVDEYPAAARSLFEFFLQHSIPVALTFNPTGGIRVGLGADPTYLSGLADHCQVESLATHPDRSLGATWGTVMMDWVREPLLLPQLPACIQTLQTTSRAQLLRQTAEEIADAIHSGQVQPQDIAVIGPGVDAIARYTLREILLSKGIPVTSLHDQRPLASSPMIQALLNLLALVYPGLGRILDREAIAEMLVLLSQGSSARGQAPELTNLNLAAPNSAVPAVSLPHASFPIDPVRAGLLTDHCFVPDPEQPHLLPVTAFPRWDRLGYQTTRAYEEIVQWVEAQKVQQEQRLLASPVVLLDRAIQKFLYGGSHLPYDQLAALRELMETAQHYWEVATRLRHDNPRDVPIAATVRQFIQLLREGTITADPYPARPIGRAGQAVTIATIYQYRSDRRSHRWQFWLDAGSPFWLSGGAGLFGAPLFLRQRSGRAWTVAESLEMDLQRLQQQVLDLLSRTTERVYLCHSDLATNGQEQVGNLLTIVNAALPVHTERFSSVDPEY